CAAGTGCCTGCGCGTGCGCGAGCTCACGTACGACAACAAGGGCATCAAGCGCACCAGCGGCGACTGGACCGTGCTGCAAGGCAACATTGAAGGCTATACCTTCGAGCCCGGTATCCGCAACGTGCTTCGCCTGAACCGCTATTCCATGGCGAAGAACGGCGTGCTGCCAGCAGATGCGCCACCGCACGCCTACGTGCTCGACATGATCGTGGAATCCGAACGCGTTCGCTGATCGCCCAAGCGCCACCGCAAACGACCTCAGGCCGGACTCCGCTGCAAGCGGGCTCCGGCCTTTTTCATGCCTGCAACCCGCATTCCATAAGAGCCTCTTATGAAATGACGAACAAGTTCTTGTTGGATGCCGCGCCCCGTCTCTGCCATCATGAATCCCGACAACTGCCAAATAACAGATTGCTAATGAATCATCGGCATCACGCCAGATGATTCGGTCGAAGCAAACGGTGCAACGGGAGACAACCCATGGATGCGAAGGTGGGCGAGATGAACGTCACAAGCCACAGTGCAGATAACCGTGCGGATCGCAATCGCCAGCACATGCTGGAGCGCATCGCCGAGGTGCGCGAGCTGGAGGAGCGCACCCGTGCCCGTTCGGCGCGTGCGGCCCATCAATTCCATGCGCAGGGCAAGCTGCTGCCACGCGAGCGGCTGGCCCATCTGCTCGATGCCGACCAGCCGTTCTACGAACTGATGGCACTTGCGGGCTACTGCAGCCTCGAAGACCCCGACCCCGCCACCAGCGTGCCCGGCAGCGCGCTGATCGTCGGCATCGGCCACATCAGCTGCGTGCGCTGCATGATTGCGGTGAACGATTCCGGCATCAGCGCCGGTGCCATGCAATCGCTCACCGGCCAGAAAATGATTCGCGCGCAAGAAATCGCGCTCGCCCAGAAACTGCCCTTCGTGCAACTGGTGGAAAGCGCTGGCGGCAATCTGCGCAAGTACCGCGTGGAGCGTTTCATGGTCGGCGGCGGCATGTTCTACAACCTCGCGCGGCTCTCCGCTGCGGGGCTGCCGGTGGTGTCGCTGATTCACGGCTCTTCTGCAGCCGGAGGTGCGTATCTGCCGGGCCTGTCGGACTACGTGGTCATGGTGCGCGAACAGGCGCATGCCTATCTCGCAGGCCCATCACTGCTCAAATCCGCGACCGGCGAAGAAGCCAGCGACGAAGAACTCGGCGGAGCCGACATGCACGCCAGCACATCGGGTCTGGCCGACTACGTGGCCGACAACGACCTCGACGGCATACAGCGCGTGCGCTCCATCCTGCAGCAGATCGCATGGAACGAAGCGCCCGCAGCGCCGTTCGCCGAACCGGCCCAGAGCGCCGAAGACCTTCTGCAGATCATGCCCGCCGACAGCCGCACGCCCGTGGACATGCGCGAGGTGATTGCCAGACTGGTCGATGCGCCCGGTTTTCACGCCTTCAAGGAGCAGTTCGGCGCGCCCACCGTGTGCGGCTACGCAGCCATCGAAGGCCACGCCGTCGGCATACTCACCAACAACGGCCCGCTCGACAGCGACGGTGCCAACAAGGCCGCGCAGTTCATCCAGCTGTGCGTGCAGCTCGGTCGTCCGCTGGTCTTTCTGCAGAACATCACCGGCTTCATGGTCGGCACGCAGCACGAGCAAGCCGGCATCATCAAGCACGGAGCCAAGCTGATCCAGGCGCTCTCCAACGCCAGCGTGCCGCGCTTCACCATCATGTGCGGAGCCTCGTACGGCGCGGGCAACTACGGCA
This genomic stretch from Diaphorobacter sp. HDW4B harbors:
- a CDS encoding acyl-CoA carboxylase subunit beta; the protein is MDAKVGEMNVTSHSADNRADRNRQHMLERIAEVRELEERTRARSARAAHQFHAQGKLLPRERLAHLLDADQPFYELMALAGYCSLEDPDPATSVPGSALIVGIGHISCVRCMIAVNDSGISAGAMQSLTGQKMIRAQEIALAQKLPFVQLVESAGGNLRKYRVERFMVGGGMFYNLARLSAAGLPVVSLIHGSSAAGGAYLPGLSDYVVMVREQAHAYLAGPSLLKSATGEEASDEELGGADMHASTSGLADYVADNDLDGIQRVRSILQQIAWNEAPAAPFAEPAQSAEDLLQIMPADSRTPVDMREVIARLVDAPGFHAFKEQFGAPTVCGYAAIEGHAVGILTNNGPLDSDGANKAAQFIQLCVQLGRPLVFLQNITGFMVGTQHEQAGIIKHGAKLIQALSNASVPRFTIMCGASYGAGNYGMCGRAFKPDLLLSWPNSKTAVMGGEQAAMTMRLVAEASARRSGKAIDEAALQAESDAIVRTFESQSGAIHTSSLLLDDGVIDPRETRAWLGMALATTAQAKARELHPVQFGVARF